The genomic segment AAATACATCTGAGCCTGAACTGCCCCGTACAGCATCTAAAAAAGAATATTATCAATGCCTGTTTTCATTTTTTTCCATGTACTACCGTCATAGTGCATGACAAGGCCAAAAGAACCTGCAGCAAATACATCTGAGCCTGAACTGCCCCAGATATCGTAAAGATGAGCATCTGTATTGCTTTCCATTTTATGCCAGGCATTGCCCCCGTTATAATGAAGGATGATTCCATCAGAACCTGCAGCAAAAATATCAGATCCAGAGGTTCCCCATATGGCCCTGATATCTGGGAATTTATCTATATCTGCATTCATTTTTTCCCAAACAGTTCCGCTGTACCTTAGAATAACCCCTGAACCACCTGCATATATATTATTTTCAATACCCCATATACAATAAAGATTGCTGGTGATACCGGTTTTCATGGATTTCCAGATGGTTCCGTCAAAATAAAGGATAATGCCTTTACTGCCTGCTGCATAAACATCTGAGCCTGAACTTCCCCATATGCCTTCAAATAAAACAGTACTGCCTGTATTAAGATTCATATTTTCCCATGTTTTACCGTTAAAGCGCAGGATTGTACCCTGCCATCCTGCTGCAAAAATATTTGAACAGGAATCTCCCCATAGGCTTTTTATATTGAATGGCGTTGATAAATCCTGTTTTTCCCAGATCATTTTATCGGTTATAATAAGTTTTGCAGTATTATTTTCTCCAAGACTAACCTTTTCAGAAGGATTTTCAAGAACAAGGTTTATACTTTCTCCTCCTTCAATTTTATTATCCTGTAAAATGGGAATTGAAAAGCTTTTTTGTGTTTCCCCAGGTTCAAAGATCAGGGTTCCTGACACAGGGATATAATCCTGGTTACTTACAGCACTGTTTATATCATCACTTTCCGCTGTTTTATAATCTATTGTGATTGTACTGCTATAGCTGTCTTTCCTGGTAACAGAAATTTTCGCCCCCGGGATATTTTCCCATGCTGTATATATGGAAGAACTGAATTCAAGCTCTCCTGGATCATTGTCTGATATTTCAATACTGCTTTGTGCAGGGGACCAGCCAGGGGCAGAAGCTGTTATTACTGCTGTCTGCAAGCCGTCAATATCAGGATCGTCAATAATATTTAAATCAAAATCCATGTCCATTTTTCCAGCAGGAATTGTTATAGTTCCAGGGACAATTACTTCCCCTGTATTGTCTGAGGATAATTCCACAATAATATCTGATGATAGGATTCCGGGTATGGATATGCCTGCTTTTACTGTCCTGTCATTTTCAGAAGCTTCCAAAGGAATATCAAGTTCAAGGGCTTTGACTTCATTGTCATATATGTCAAGAGAACTGCCGGCAGTGTTCCATCCTTTTACAGAGCCTGTAATAAAAACAGTACGGGTATTATTAAATATTTTATCGTCAATTACAGTAAAATCAAATAGGGCACTGCTCTCTCCTTTTGGAATAACAACCTGTTTTGGAACCATGATATGAGCCGGGCTTTCTGATATTAAAGATATGCTTACATCCTTTCCTGCCGGTTCATTCATTGTTATTATTCCCTTTCCTGGAACGCTGCCGTCTCCTTCATTAATATTTCCAGGAAGCTCTATGCTTATTTCTGCAATTTCATTGTCAATAATATCAATAAAACCTGTGCCAAGACTAAAACCAGGGACAGAGGCTGTAATTGCAGCCTGCTGAATACCGTCATAAAGATCGTCATCTTCAATGTTCAGGTCAAAAAAACCTGAATCCTGTCCTGCTGGAATTATTATTGATTCAGGCACGGTAATTTCTGAAATATCATGGGAGGTTAATCCAACAGCAATATCTTTTTCCTGGATCTGATCAAGAAATACCCGGCCCTGCAAAGCAGACCCGCCCTGTCCTTCTTCTGCAAATCCAGGAATTTTAATGCCTGCAGCACGATAATGAACAATTGTATTATCCCTGCCCGCAGCAAAAATATCCAGGCCGCCATTTCCGCAGATACTGTGCAATGATCTGGAGATAGTATTCATATTAATCCATTTTATGCCGTTATAATGCAAAATCGTACCGCTGTATCCTGAAATATATACATCTGATGCAGACCGTCCCCATACACCTGTCAGGGTATTATTTACCATGTCAATATTCTGCCAGTGGTTTCCATTATAATAAAGGATAGTTCCCCCGGGACCTACTGCATAGATGTCTGATAAAGATGCTCCCCATACATCATAAATATACCTTTCTGTTTTGGTTTCCATTTGCTGCCATTGTTTTCCGTTATAATGGAAAATTAAACCATCATCACCTGCTGCAATAATATTGTACTGCCCTGATTCATCAGAAGCAGCCCATACCCCGCCCAGCTTTTTATCTGTGGGGCTTTCCATCTGATGCCACAAGGCTCCGTCAAAATGCAGGATTATTCCATTATCTCCAACAGCAAATACATCCAGTCCGTATTCTGAAGAAAGGCCGCTGACATCATTAAGATTATCATAAACCCCGCTGTCTGTTTTTCTCCAACTGAATCCGTCAAAACGCAGGATTATACCTTCATCGCCAACAGCAAATATTTCAGAATCAGACCTGCCCCATATGCTGTTAAGGTTTGGATAATAGCCGCTTTCCTGCTGATTCCAGGAAGTTCCGTCATAAAAAACTATTGTGCCTTTATCTCCCACAGCATAGGCCCTGGTAACTGTACCTGCTTCCTGGGGGACACACCAGACACCTTTATAATAAGTATCTGTTTCCTTAGATATTTCCCATTGGGTTCCATTATTTTTTAAAATAAGGCCGTCAACACCTGATATGAATACCCCAAAATCATGTGCCCCCCAGATTCCCCAGAGACTGTCCTGGGTGCCGCTTTCCATCTCATGCCATGCAGTACCGTCATAGTGAAGAATCATGCCGGAATATCCAACAGCATAAATATCATCTTTTGATCGTCCCCATATTTCTATAAGGTTTTTATCCTTCCCGCTTTCAACAGTTTTCCACTCAATCCCGTTATAATGAAGGATTAAATCTGAGCCAACAGCAAAATAATTATTTTCACTGCTTCCCCATATTCCTTTAAGGGTTGTTTTATTGCTGCTGTCCATAAAATCCCATTTTATGCCGTTATAATGAAGAATCTGTCCTTTTTCTCCCACAGCAATAATATTGTCTGCAGAAACACCCCATATGCTTCTCAAATAATCCTTTAAATCATTTTTTACCACAGTCCATTTTTTGCCGTCATAATGGATAATTATGCCCCCTGTTGCAGAAGAACCTCCCACTGCGAAAACATTAGTGCCTGAACTGCCCCATATGTCATAGAGAACCATATCAGTTCCGCTGTCCATCATTGTCCATTCTTTTCCATTGTAATGGAGGACAGCGCCATCGTTTCCAACAGCAAATACATTATCTGGGGAACTGCCCCATATACTTCTGAAATGAGCGTCCGTATTTGTTTCCATATGCTGCCACTTTTTGCCGTCATAGTGCATTATTACACCGTTCCAGCCTGCAGA from the Desulfonema limicola genome contains:
- a CDS encoding Calx-beta domain-containing protein; this encodes MKNKSLIHIMTAFYVFFSTCVFAFAQTGQWEIMLESEIKILRDIWGSSGSDVFAVGDRGLIMHFDGIEWKQMASSTEKNLEGIWGSSGSDVFAAGSNGTILHYNGISWRQMDARTQNDLTKIWGSSGANVFVSGDKGTILHYDGTGWVPMITNNNKNIYNLWGISDADVFAVGGNGAILHYNGSQWFPMDSGTAMNIFSIWGTTGSDILAAGINTLLHYNGRNWIKASDRLLHFRCMWGSSGSGIYIGGTDPDNNDTGFIYQYNNLELSKININPAIPVYGLWGSSNSEIFAVGGNQDTGGTILYFDGKNWNPAWQQSDKGFTKKLESLWGTSENNVFAVGEQGTVMHYDGKNWSFLNSGTKESLRGIWGYDENNIFTAGDQGTILNFDGKKWVSMPGNTNRDLYQVWGYQENPGSKPELFTAGENGIILYHDGNEWSSMDSKTTRTLRNIWGYSGTDVYAAGDGGTILHYNGNQWSSLNSGIKKNIRGLWGSSGNNVYAAGDSELGGTTAVLKYNGLQWKALSADELFLTTQDYFLTIWGRSFDNVFLAGFNNINLTENNAVIRHFNGKTWNTMSINADSIISSIWGVPLDTSPVTEVFGVLSDGSIAHYWAIGISLPENINEQDGKLEAQGIVSIKNPLEKDLKISLFSDDTSEIIVPETVIIPAGQTSADFDIIVKDDDFPDGTRQVLITASAPGFNPGTRIVYVNDNESLELQISVPLNINESDGLISGRGKVLIPAALEDEVYVSLSSDNPHMLKVPPEVKIPAGVNQAVFDIMAVDDTEIDGIQTVLVTGAVKGWVPASSGIEIFDDDKYGLTLVLPETAKENDEILQDAGIVSIPAAFPLDIIISLSSDDTSEIKVPDNVKIPAGATSAAFDLFPLHDLFLDGTQSAAITASSPEFISAVAVIDIQDSDFQWDIMEKGTSNLRCLWGSSKQDIFSAGWNGVIMHYDGKKWQHMETNTDAHFRSIWGSSPDNVFAVGNDGAVLHYNGKEWTMMDSGTDMVLYDIWGSSGTNVFAVGGSSATGGIIIHYDGKKWTVVKNDLKDYLRSIWGVSADNIIAVGEKGQILHYNGIKWDFMDSSNKTTLKGIWGSSENNYFAVGSDLILHYNGIEWKTVESGKDKNLIEIWGRSKDDIYAVGYSGMILHYDGTAWHEMESGTQDSLWGIWGAHDFGVFISGVDGLILKNNGTQWEISKETDTYYKGVWCVPQEAGTVTRAYAVGDKGTIVFYDGTSWNQQESGYYPNLNSIWGRSDSEIFAVGDEGIILRFDGFSWRKTDSGVYDNLNDVSGLSSEYGLDVFAVGDNGIILHFDGALWHQMESPTDKKLGGVWAASDESGQYNIIAAGDDGLIFHYNGKQWQQMETKTERYIYDVWGASLSDIYAVGPGGTILYYNGNHWQNIDMVNNTLTGVWGRSASDVYISGYSGTILHYNGIKWINMNTISRSLHSICGNGGLDIFAAGRDNTIVHYRAAGIKIPGFAEEGQGGSALQGRVFLDQIQEKDIAVGLTSHDISEITVPESIIIPAGQDSGFFDLNIEDDDLYDGIQQAAITASVPGFSLGTGFIDIIDNEIAEISIELPGNINEGDGSVPGKGIITMNEPAGKDVSISLISESPAHIMVPKQVVIPKGESSALFDFTVIDDKIFNNTRTVFITGSVKGWNTAGSSLDIYDNEVKALELDIPLEASENDRTVKAGISIPGILSSDIIVELSSDNTGEVIVPGTITIPAGKMDMDFDLNIIDDPDIDGLQTAVITASAPGWSPAQSSIEISDNDPGELEFSSSIYTAWENIPGAKISVTRKDSYSSTITIDYKTAESDDINSAVSNQDYIPVSGTLIFEPGETQKSFSIPILQDNKIEGGESINLVLENPSEKVSLGENNTAKLIITDKMIWEKQDLSTPFNIKSLWGDSCSNIFAAGWQGTILRFNGKTWENMNLNTGSTVLFEGIWGSSGSDVYAAGSKGIILYFDGTIWKSMKTGITSNLYCIWGIENNIYAGGSGVILRYSGTVWEKMNADIDKFPDIRAIWGTSGSDIFAAGSDGIILHYNGGNAWHKMESNTDAHLYDIWGSSGSDVFAAGSFGLVMHYDGSTWKKMKTGIDNILF